The DNA sequence GCTTTCACAATATCAAATAAAACTTCTGGAATCCAATCTACCGCTTGTGCTAGAAAAGAACAATTCTGAACTCCGAGGGTAACGGATAACGGGTTCAGTGCATCTAAATAACTTCCGCGCGGAGTAGTATTACTCTTAGTTCCAATCGGCGAAGTAGGAGAAGCCTGTTTTTTTGTAAGACCGTAGATTTGATTGTCATGTAAAAAAACAGTGATGTTCATATTGTATCGAATCGCATGAATCCAATGCCCCGCTCCAATACTACAACAGTCTCCGTCACCCTTATTTACAAATACAGTTAGATCCGGACGAGCCATCTTTACACCTTCCGCAATCGGAAGAGCCCTTCCATGAATTCCGTGAAATCCGTATGTCTTCATATAATGAGGAAAACGACTCGAACAACCAATCCCAGAAATAAAAACAGTTTTCTCGGGACGAAGTCCTTCATCTCTACAGAGTCTCTGGACTGCGGCAAGTATTGCGTTATCCCCACAGCCAGTGCACCAACGGGGAACACCACTTTGATAATCTTCGAGAGCATGAAGCTCATCGGACATTTGTAATAAACATTCAGTTGCGGATAATGACATATTTCCCTCCATTAGTTTTTCATCCTATCAGAAATTACTTTATACACAGTGCTTGGTTTAATAGGCTGACCTCTACTCTCACTCCAACAATCTATATCAATCAAATATCTAGAGCGAAGAAGTATCGCCATAGACGAATAACGTCTATTTGCCTCATCGATGATTTCATCTTCTACTCGGTCACTCCAATTGTTTTCAATGGTCATGACTTTTTTAAACTTCTGCATGATTTCTTTGATTCCAGAAGGAAGTGGTTGTAAAAAT is a window from the Leptospiraceae bacterium genome containing:
- a CDS encoding 2-oxoglutarate oxidoreductase, whose protein sequence is MSLSATECLLQMSDELHALEDYQSGVPRWCTGCGDNAILAAVQRLCRDEGLRPEKTVFISGIGCSSRFPHYMKTYGFHGIHGRALPIAEGVKMARPDLTVFVNKGDGDCCSIGAGHWIHAIRYNMNITVFLHDNQIYGLTKKQASPTSPIGTKSNTTPRGSYLDALNPLSVTLGVQNCSFLAQAVDWIPEVLFDIVKAAYHHKGLSFVRIVQRCPEWLPQSLEPWLHDPQRVLMLHHENGINLSSGLSKVYKNQMHHDPMNFKEATDIAFTTDPIPVGIIYQNPEIPCYEDLRYSTLLRTPEVTRNGLNAELDKFTVWPEEV